In one Cyprinus carpio isolate SPL01 chromosome B2, ASM1834038v1, whole genome shotgun sequence genomic region, the following are encoded:
- the LOC109111345 gene encoding calcium/calmodulin-dependent protein kinase II inhibitor 2-like yields the protein MSEVLPYGEGKMSGYGADNDVSQMSFSCGLQDTNSFFGASQAKRPPKLGQIGRAKRVVIEDDRIDEVLKGMTDKSSPGV from the exons ATGTCCGAGGTTCTGCCGTACGGAGAGGGGAAAATGAGCGGATACGGAGCGGACAACGATGTCAGTCAGATGTCCTTCAGCTGCGGGCTGCAGGACACCAACTCGTTCTTCGGAGCGTCGCAGGCGAAAAGACCTCCAAAACTTGGACAGATCGGCAGAGCGAAGAGAG TGGTCATCGAGGACGACCGAATAGACGAGGTGCTGAAAGGCATGACCGACAAATCATCACCGGGCGTGTAA
- the LOC109111501 gene encoding mitochondrial ubiquitin ligase activator of nfkb 1-A-like translates to MEDFPIWTMEMVCLGSSVALSGLFYYIYRKKCKTVDKLKEAPVLPLDEKLADLLNATPGKCLQYVVIEGTVQPIGEPLRSPFHEGTVGVIQTLVLREHKLVWNSSARTWTDSKRVLHQHVNAVPFNLLGVNKAFVRVLCPLEATGPNMEIVHEKFHQANYGFTDLTGQYLCGEKPKGHLETEEMLKVGASLTAVGELILDTDGLPKIRPPTDGSEYFLSTDGFETLRLEQEGKAGVFRVLACVCALAGVALLMWAGRRYYRQLKLWWEQENMRSEFELMGAGEEENGVEVPENVCVICLSNPRGCVLLDCGHVCCCFHCYQALPQPICPICRQNIKRVVPLYQA, encoded by the exons ATGGAGGATTTCCCCATCTGGACAATGGAGATGGTGTGTTTGGGTTCAAGTGTAGCTCTCTCTGGTCTGTTTTATTACATCTACAGGAAGAAATGCAAAACTGTGGACAAACTTAAA GAAGCTCCAGTTTTGCCGCTGGATGAAAAGTTAGCAGATCTTTTGAATGCCACACCAGGGAAATGTCTGCAGTATGTGGTCATTGAGG gtACAGTGCAGCCCATTGGGGAACCATTAAGGAGTCCGTTTCACGAAGGCACTGTTGGTGTCATCCAGACTCTGGTCCTCCGAGAACACAAACTTGTGTGGAACAGTTCAGCACGCACTTG GACAGACAGCAAGCGTGTACTTCACCAGCATGTGAATGCTGTGCCCTTTAACTTGCTGGGTGTGAACAAGGCGTTTGTGCGTGTGCTCTGTCCCCTGGAGGCCACGGGTCCCAATATGGAAATCGTCCATGAGAAGTTCCACCAGGCCAATTACGGCTTCACGGACCTGACTGGTCAGTACCTGTGTGGAGAGAAGCCCAAAGGTCATCTTGAAACAGAGGAGATGCTGAAAGTGGGCGCGTCTTTGACCGCAGTGGGTGAGCTCATCCTGGACACAGATGGCCTCCCAAAAATCCGCCCACCCACTGACGGCTCGGAGTACTTCCTGAGCACAGACGGCTTTGAGACCCTGCGGTTGGAGCAGGAAGGGAAGGCAGGGGTGTTCAGGGTGCTGGCGTGTGTTTGCGCATTGGCAGGTGTGGCCCTGCTGATGTGGGCGGGACGCAGGTATTATCGCCAGCTGAAGCTGTGGTGGGAGCAGGAGAACATGAGGAGTGAGTTTGAACTGATGGGCGCAGGAGAGGAGGAGAACGGTGTGGAGGTACCGGAGAACGTATGTGTGATATGCCTGAGTAACCCACGAGGCTGCGTGCTGCTGGACTGCGGACACGTGTGCTGCTGTTTCCACTGCTATCAGGCCTTGCCACAACCCATCTGTCCCATCTGCAGGCAGAACATTAAACGCGTCGTTCCTTTGTATCAGGCCTAA
- the LOC122136266 gene encoding dol-P-Man:Man(5)GlcNAc(2)-PP-Dol alpha-1,3-mannosyltransferase-like: MAGGKKKSFTLPSKLLKTLSSIWQDKHMVLFKAEYTFLVTTVLWFLEIGINIWVIQKVAYTEIDWKAYMDEVEGVINGTYDYTQLQGDTGPLVYPAGFVYIFTGLYYLTDHGQNIRLGQYVFAVFYLITLLLVFRIYHRTKKVPPYVFFFVCCASYRIHSIFVLRLFNDPVAMMLLFGAINLFLDGRWTLGCALYSLAVSVKMNVLLFAPGLLFLLLCEFGLWKALPKLSLCAGIQLVLGLPFLLVNPVGYVSRAFDLGRQFLFKWTVNWRFLTEDVFLSRYFHLVLLSAHIITLVLFALKRWKRSGNSIWSILTDPSERKETVHKLNADQTVLVLFTSNFIGMCFSRSLHYQFYVWYFHTLPYLLWSGGVKKLAHLLRVLILGLIELSWNTYPSTNYSSLSLHVCHFIILLCLWLNPTPALPSQKLDNKAKRH; encoded by the exons ATGGCAGGAGGAAAGAAGAAATCCTTTACTCTACCATCAAAACTTCTGAAAACTCTTTCCTCCATATGGCAGGACAAACACATGGTGTTGTTCAAAGCAGAGTACACGTTCTTGGTCACGACCGTCCTTTGGTTCTTGGAAATTGGGATTAACATATGGGTGATCCAAAAAGTTGCAT ATACAGAGATCGACTGGAAGGCGTATATGGATGAGGTGGAGGGAGTTATTAACGGCACATATGACTACACACAGCTGCAGGGCGACACGGGGCCGCTGGT GTATCCAGCTGGTTTTGTGTATATATTCACTGGGCTGTATTATCTTACTGATCATGGACAGAATATTCGTTTGGGTCAGTATGTGTTCGCTGTGTTCTACCTCATCACCCTCCTGCTTGTGTTCCGCATTTACCATCGCACCAAAAAG GTTCCTCCGTATGTGTTCTTCTTTGTCTGCTGTGCTTCATATCGGATTCACTCCATCTTCGTCTTGCGTCTCTTTAATGATCCAGTGGCCATGATGCTGTTATTCGGAGCCATCAATCTCTTCCTGGATGGCCGCTGGACTCTAGGATGTGCCCTCTACAG TTTAGCTGTGTCTGTGAAGATGAATGTCCTGCTCTTCGCTCCTggtctcctcttcctcctcctgtgTGAGTTCGGTCTATGGAAAGCTTTACCCaaactctctctctgtgctgGAATTCAG CTGGTATTGGGACTGCCGTTCCTCTTGGTGAACCCGGTCGGCTATGTTAGTCGGGCGTTTGACTTGGGCAGGCAGTTTCTGTTTAAATGGACGGTGAACTGGCGTTTTCTTACCGAGGATGTGTTCTTGAGTCGATACTTCCACCTGGTTCTGCTTTCTGCTCACATTATTACACTGGTTCTGTTTGCGCTGAAAAGATGGAAGAG ATCTGGGAACAGCATTTGGTCTATTCTAACAGATCCATCTGAGAGAAAAGAGACTGTACACAAGCTCAATGCTGATC AGACAGTTTTGGTTCTTTTCACTTCTAATTTCATTGGCATGTGCTTCAGTAGATCACTGCATTATCAGTTTTATGTCTGGTACTTCCATACACTGCCCTACCTGCTGTGGAGTGGAGGAGTCAAGAAACTTGCCCACCTGCTCAG GGTGTTGATTCTGGGTCTGATAGAGCTGTCCTGGAACACGTATCCATCCACCAACTACAGCTCTCTATCACTGCATGTCTGCCATTTCATCATCTTGCTCTGTTTGTGGCTAAACCCGACCCCAGCTCTTCCATCTCAGAAGTTAGACAACAAGGCTAAGCGCCATTGA